A single Cnuibacter physcomitrellae DNA region contains:
- a CDS encoding FAD-binding monooxygenase — protein MQFHHHGYVSGDPRIQEAAGTGIDRPEELPDEMDVLIVGTGPAGMITAAQLSQFPDITTRIVERRPGRLAIGQADGIQARSVETFQAFGFAEQIIQEAYRITEMCFWKPDPADPSRIIRTARPVDDELGVSEFPHLIVNQARVLDYFGDVMRTSPTRMTPDYGWEFVSLEVDDAAQHPVAVTLARTAGPDEGALRVVRAKYVVGCDGARSRVREQIGCTLAGDQANHAWGVMDALAVTDFPDIRTKCAIQSEAGSILLIPREGGYLFRMYVDLGEVAADDHGAVRRTSLDQIIAQANAILHPYTLDVKDVAWHSVYEVGHRVTDRFDDVLPDDLGSRTPRVFITGDACHTHSAKAGQGMNVSMQDGFNLGWKLAHVLEGRSPAELLSTYSAERQVVAQNLIDFDKEWSALMAAKPEDLPSPSELEDFYVRTAEFPAGFMTEYTPSLITADSSHQALATGFPVGKRFRSAPVTRVCDGNPVHLGHHARADGRWRIYVFADAAAPAAGEPGPVPALAEWLTTSSSSPLAATPADADPDAWFDVKVIYQQPHSEVDLGAAVPAAFLPRVGPFELVDYEKVYAAAPADDIFDARGVSRDGAIVVVRPDQYVSAVLPLTATDELATFFAPLLAARPVSAGV, from the coding sequence ATGCAGTTCCACCACCACGGGTACGTCTCGGGCGATCCGCGCATCCAGGAGGCCGCGGGCACGGGGATCGACCGGCCCGAGGAGCTCCCCGACGAGATGGACGTCCTCATCGTCGGCACCGGTCCGGCGGGGATGATCACCGCCGCTCAGCTGTCGCAGTTCCCCGACATCACCACCCGGATCGTCGAGCGCCGACCGGGGCGGCTGGCGATCGGCCAGGCCGACGGCATCCAGGCCAGGAGCGTCGAGACGTTCCAGGCGTTCGGGTTCGCCGAGCAGATCATCCAGGAGGCGTACCGGATCACCGAGATGTGCTTCTGGAAGCCGGACCCCGCCGATCCCTCCCGGATCATCCGTACCGCGCGCCCCGTGGACGACGAGCTCGGGGTGAGCGAGTTCCCCCACCTCATCGTCAACCAGGCCCGGGTGCTCGACTACTTCGGCGACGTGATGCGCACCTCGCCCACGCGTATGACCCCCGACTACGGATGGGAGTTCGTCAGCCTCGAGGTGGACGACGCCGCCCAGCATCCCGTCGCGGTCACCCTCGCCCGCACCGCCGGGCCGGACGAGGGAGCGCTCCGCGTGGTGCGGGCCAAGTACGTGGTCGGCTGCGACGGGGCGCGCAGCCGGGTGCGCGAGCAGATCGGATGCACGCTGGCCGGCGACCAGGCCAACCACGCCTGGGGTGTGATGGACGCGCTCGCCGTCACCGACTTCCCCGACATCCGCACCAAGTGCGCCATCCAGTCGGAGGCCGGCAGCATCCTGCTCATCCCGCGCGAGGGCGGGTACCTGTTCCGGATGTACGTCGACCTCGGCGAGGTCGCGGCCGACGACCACGGCGCCGTGCGTCGCACCAGCCTCGACCAGATCATCGCGCAGGCGAACGCGATCCTGCATCCGTACACGCTCGACGTGAAGGACGTCGCCTGGCACAGCGTCTACGAGGTGGGACACCGCGTCACCGACCGCTTCGACGACGTGCTCCCCGACGACCTCGGCAGCCGCACGCCCCGCGTGTTCATCACCGGCGACGCGTGCCACACTCACAGCGCCAAGGCCGGTCAGGGCATGAACGTGTCGATGCAGGACGGCTTCAACCTCGGCTGGAAGCTGGCCCACGTGCTCGAAGGGCGGAGCCCCGCCGAGCTGCTCTCCACCTACTCCGCCGAGCGTCAGGTCGTGGCCCAGAACCTCATCGACTTCGACAAGGAGTGGTCCGCCCTGATGGCGGCCAAGCCCGAGGACCTCCCCAGCCCGTCCGAGCTCGAGGACTTCTACGTGCGCACCGCCGAGTTCCCCGCCGGGTTCATGACGGAGTACACGCCGTCGCTGATCACGGCGGACAGCTCTCATCAGGCGCTCGCGACCGGATTCCCGGTGGGCAAGCGCTTCCGCTCCGCACCGGTGACGCGGGTCTGCGACGGCAACCCCGTGCACCTCGGTCACCACGCCCGGGCCGACGGGCGGTGGCGCATCTACGTGTTCGCCGACGCGGCCGCACCGGCGGCGGGCGAGCCGGGGCCGGTGCCCGCGCTCGCGGAGTGGCTGACCACGTCGTCGTCCTCGCCGCTGGCGGCCACGCCCGCCGACGCCGATCCGGACGCCTGGTTCGACGTGAAGGTCATCTACCAGCAGCCGCACTCCGAGGTCGACCTCGGGGCCGCCGTGCCGGCGGCGTTCTTGCCGCGGGTGGGCCCGTTCGAGCTCGTCGACTACGAGAAGGTGTACGCCGCCGCACCCGCGGACGACATCTTCGATGCCCGCGGCGTGAGCCGCGACGGCGCGATCGTGGTCGTCCGCCCCGACCAGTACGTGTCGGCAGTCCTCCCGCTCACGGCGACCGACGAGCTCGCGACCTTCTTCGCGCCGCTCCTCGCCGCCCGTCCGGTCTCAGCCGGCGTCTGA
- a CDS encoding PLDc N-terminal domain-containing protein — protein sequence MFSLEPTHLLILLVMLAATVLWILAIVSIARTPGFTTTERVIWILVVLILPLLGSIGWFVFGRRSGTSSAR from the coding sequence ATGTTCAGCCTCGAGCCCACCCACCTCCTGATCCTCCTCGTGATGCTCGCGGCGACCGTGCTCTGGATCCTCGCGATCGTCAGCATCGCCCGCACACCCGGCTTCACCACGACCGAACGGGTGATCTGGATCCTGGTCGTGCTGATCCTGCCCCTCCTCGGCTCGATCGGGTGGTTCGTCTTCGGGCGCCGCAGCGGCACGAGCTCAGCGCGGTGA
- the hpaB gene encoding 4-hydroxyphenylacetate 3-monooxygenase, oxygenase component: protein MGARTGEQYLERLNSTTPTVYVNGEKVTSRIADHPAFRASARTYAELFDLQSGEEHREALTFVSPTSGDPVGISFLVPRSEDDLRRRREGAAVWARHANGFLGRSGDYMNSALTALSTAAQFFGRADPVFAERIAAYYEHVREADLLATHTLVPPQVNRAVPASAQGGGQLAARVVEERPDGIVVRGARMLATLAPIADEMLVLPSTLLRNSPEDAPYSYAFAIPTDTPGLKLYCRSPLHRGGSAFDEPLASRYDEMDAVVVFDDVFVPNDRVFLLGHPDLCNAFYTETGAGQLMTHQVVTRTLAKTEFYLGLAASIADAIGIGGFQHIQQDLAELISYVEIEKALLRAAESDGSRNAEGVFLPKWEALNAARNWYPTQVSPRLGEIVRTFSASGLMALPSEADFEGDGREDLDTYLQSATLPAKERARLFKLALDASVSGFAGREALYEYFFFGDPVRMAGALVSSYPLDPLKDRVRELLHRDG, encoded by the coding sequence ATGGGAGCGCGCACCGGCGAGCAGTACCTCGAGCGCCTGAACTCGACCACGCCGACCGTCTACGTAAACGGCGAGAAGGTGACGTCGCGGATCGCCGACCATCCCGCCTTCCGGGCGTCCGCACGCACCTACGCGGAGCTCTTCGACCTCCAGTCCGGCGAGGAGCATCGTGAGGCGCTCACGTTCGTCTCGCCCACCTCCGGTGACCCCGTCGGGATCTCCTTCCTCGTCCCGCGCAGCGAGGACGACCTCCGTCGCCGCCGCGAGGGCGCCGCGGTGTGGGCCCGCCACGCCAACGGGTTCCTCGGCCGCTCCGGCGACTACATGAACTCGGCGCTGACCGCGCTCTCGACGGCGGCGCAGTTCTTCGGCCGTGCGGATCCGGTCTTCGCCGAGCGCATCGCCGCCTACTACGAGCACGTGCGCGAGGCCGACCTGCTCGCCACGCACACCCTGGTCCCTCCGCAGGTCAACCGGGCGGTGCCGGCCTCGGCACAGGGCGGTGGGCAGCTGGCGGCGCGGGTGGTCGAGGAGCGTCCGGACGGCATCGTGGTTCGAGGGGCGAGGATGCTCGCCACCCTCGCCCCGATCGCCGACGAGATGCTGGTGCTGCCGTCGACGCTCCTCAGGAACTCCCCGGAGGATGCGCCCTACTCGTACGCGTTCGCGATCCCCACCGACACCCCCGGGCTGAAGCTGTACTGCCGCTCGCCGCTCCACCGCGGCGGGAGCGCGTTCGACGAGCCGCTCGCCTCGCGGTACGACGAGATGGACGCGGTGGTGGTGTTCGACGACGTCTTCGTGCCGAACGACCGCGTGTTCCTCCTCGGGCACCCCGACCTCTGCAACGCCTTCTACACCGAGACGGGCGCCGGGCAGCTGATGACCCACCAGGTGGTCACCCGGACCCTGGCGAAGACCGAGTTCTACCTGGGGCTCGCCGCCTCCATCGCCGACGCCATCGGGATCGGCGGCTTCCAGCACATCCAGCAGGACCTCGCCGAGCTCATCTCCTACGTCGAGATCGAGAAGGCTCTGCTGCGGGCGGCGGAGTCGGACGGATCCCGCAACGCGGAGGGCGTCTTCCTGCCGAAGTGGGAGGCGCTGAACGCCGCGCGGAACTGGTATCCGACCCAGGTGTCGCCGCGACTGGGCGAGATCGTCCGCACCTTCTCCGCCTCGGGTCTGATGGCCCTGCCGAGCGAGGCGGACTTCGAGGGCGACGGACGCGAGGACCTCGACACCTACCTGCAGTCGGCGACGCTGCCCGCGAAGGAGCGCGCGCGGCTGTTCAAGCTCGCCCTCGACGCCTCGGTCTCCGGCTTCGCCGGGCGCGAGGCGCTCTACGAGTACTTCTTCTTCGGAGACCCGGTGCGCATGGCCGGCGCGCTCGTCTCGTCCTACCCGCTCGACCCCCTGAAGGACCGCGTCCGCGAGCTGCTGCACCGCGACGGCTGA
- a CDS encoding LCP family protein encodes METSVSRRRAAGALLAGTLVPGTGHVLVGARSTGIPLTALSGTLLLAVALLVARLASSPLDAIAFGAAADGLGVVGLASALWLVYVAAVAADLLRRLRMRSAASARRRLSLAAVALLVIPAVICSTISASAFTGRGILTSVFGGDTGLEAHDGRYNILVVGADRAPGRSVVQPDSITVVSVDALTGRTAVVGVDRTTQNFPYPAGSVMASQFPSGNRCLSGCNINFTYQYGLEHADLWAGSPDPGLSALTEAVEGYTGLTMSGHVYVELDAFIRLIDALGGVTVDVKAEVPRIGVPDIGSDQLSVVGPPIEPGVQHMDGETALWFARSRYASSNSDRMQRQSCIQQALLKQLDPGTALSVFLSLAGTTEGLSTDLSPEALGTLAALADGARSQPLDRVELTKPLVQPLQPDLDVVASALRSALHPGEDGEESTSPTAPPAPLSGGLSAPVSPGAGGDDAPSAEPLCSVP; translated from the coding sequence GTGGAGACGAGCGTGTCGCGGCGTCGCGCCGCCGGTGCTCTCCTCGCGGGCACGCTGGTCCCCGGAACGGGTCACGTCCTCGTGGGCGCCCGATCGACGGGGATCCCGCTCACCGCGCTCTCCGGTACGCTGCTCCTGGCCGTGGCCCTGCTGGTGGCGAGGCTCGCCTCGTCACCGCTCGACGCGATCGCCTTCGGCGCCGCCGCAGACGGACTCGGCGTCGTCGGCCTGGCCTCGGCGCTGTGGCTCGTCTACGTCGCCGCGGTCGCCGCCGACCTGCTGCGACGGCTCCGGATGCGCTCCGCCGCGAGCGCTCGTCGTCGCCTCTCGCTGGCGGCCGTCGCGCTCCTCGTCATCCCCGCAGTGATCTGCAGCACGATCTCGGCGTCGGCGTTCACCGGACGCGGCATCCTGACCTCGGTGTTCGGCGGCGACACCGGGCTCGAGGCGCACGACGGGCGGTACAACATCCTCGTGGTCGGCGCCGACCGGGCACCCGGTCGCTCGGTCGTGCAGCCCGACAGCATCACGGTCGTGAGCGTCGACGCGCTGACCGGCCGGACCGCGGTCGTCGGCGTGGACCGCACCACCCAGAACTTCCCCTACCCGGCCGGCTCGGTGATGGCGTCCCAGTTCCCCTCGGGCAACCGCTGCCTCTCGGGCTGCAACATCAACTTCACCTATCAGTACGGGCTCGAGCACGCCGATCTCTGGGCCGGCTCCCCCGACCCCGGCCTGTCCGCGCTCACGGAGGCCGTCGAGGGGTACACCGGCCTCACGATGAGCGGACACGTCTACGTCGAGCTGGATGCGTTCATCCGGCTCATCGACGCCCTCGGCGGTGTCACGGTGGACGTCAAGGCCGAGGTGCCACGGATCGGCGTGCCCGACATCGGCAGCGACCAGCTGTCGGTCGTGGGGCCGCCGATCGAGCCGGGCGTCCAGCACATGGACGGCGAGACCGCGCTGTGGTTCGCCCGGTCGCGGTACGCCAGCTCCAACTCCGACCGCATGCAGCGGCAGTCGTGCATCCAGCAGGCCCTGCTGAAGCAGCTCGACCCGGGCACGGCCCTCTCGGTGTTCCTCTCCCTCGCCGGGACGACGGAGGGACTCTCCACCGATCTCTCCCCGGAGGCGCTCGGCACGCTGGCGGCGCTCGCCGACGGCGCCCGCAGCCAGCCGCTCGACCGGGTGGAGCTGACGAAGCCCCTCGTGCAGCCGCTGCAGCCCGACCTCGACGTCGTCGCGTCCGCCCTCCGATCCGCGCTGCACCCGGGCGAGGATGGAGAGGAGTCGACGAGCCCTACGGCGCCTCCGGCACCGCTGTCCGGCGGCCTGTCTGCGCCCGTCTCGCCCGGTGCCGGCGGCGACGACGCCCCCTCGGCAGAGCCCCTCTGCTCGGTGCCGTAA
- a CDS encoding helix-turn-helix domain-containing protein, with the protein MNARPDDADPNAVRLRTRSFRQWQDVVSGSFVPLEVVSDDPASFDARLSGRVLEDVFFSEIGVSAHRVTRTPELIDASSELFYKLTLQLKGTGLLVQDGKEAVLRPGDIGLYDTSRPYTLTFDSPMHAVVVMFPHGLLDIDRTEVERLTAVRLAGDDGLARAVSPFLRELSRTVGDLDGSTGLRVVHNTVDVISTMLAGELIRLAGDSRTRSGELLHSIHEYISRNLHDPELSPSSIAAANFISTRYLQQIFHKQGTTISQWIRDRRMSYVRRDLQDPRLKHLAISQIAASWGFVNPAHFSKAFRADAGETASEFRSRMLAASPAR; encoded by the coding sequence ATGAACGCTCGACCCGACGACGCAGATCCGAACGCCGTGCGCCTGCGCACGCGCTCGTTCCGACAGTGGCAGGACGTCGTCTCGGGATCGTTCGTGCCGCTCGAGGTCGTCAGCGACGACCCCGCCTCGTTCGACGCCCGGCTGAGCGGTCGTGTGCTGGAGGACGTCTTCTTCTCCGAGATCGGCGTCAGCGCCCACCGTGTCACCCGCACCCCGGAGCTGATCGATGCGTCGTCGGAGCTCTTCTACAAGCTGACGCTCCAGCTCAAGGGCACCGGGCTGCTGGTGCAGGACGGCAAGGAGGCGGTGCTCCGGCCCGGCGACATCGGGCTCTACGACACCAGCCGGCCCTACACGCTCACCTTCGACAGCCCGATGCACGCCGTCGTGGTGATGTTCCCGCACGGACTCCTCGACATCGACCGCACCGAGGTCGAGCGGCTGACCGCGGTGCGTCTGGCCGGCGACGACGGCCTCGCCCGCGCCGTCAGCCCGTTCCTCCGGGAGCTCTCACGCACCGTGGGCGACCTCGACGGCTCCACGGGGCTGCGCGTCGTCCACAACACGGTGGACGTCATCTCGACGATGCTCGCCGGCGAGCTCATCCGGCTGGCCGGCGACAGCCGGACGAGGAGCGGGGAGCTGCTGCACTCCATCCACGAGTACATCTCGCGGAACCTCCACGACCCCGAGCTCAGCCCGTCGTCGATCGCGGCCGCGAACTTCATCTCCACCCGGTACCTGCAGCAGATCTTCCACAAGCAGGGCACGACGATCTCGCAGTGGATCCGCGACCGGCGGATGAGCTACGTGCGGCGCGACCTGCAGGATCCGCGGCTCAAGCACCTCGCGATCTCGCAGATCGCCGCCTCGTGGGGGTTCGTGAACCCCGCCCACTTCAGCAAGGCGTTCCGCGCCGACGCGGGCGAGACGGCCAGCGAGTTCCGTTCCCGGATGCTGGCGGCCTCGCCCGCGCGGTGA
- a CDS encoding GNAT family N-acetyltransferase has protein sequence MTIELRPAREGDAAGMVEVQNAIHAAGLRAHPVDEDFVRERYLAVEHTVACSVAEEDGRILGFQSLKRSWPDNPYGVPEGWGIIGTLIRPDAGRRGLGRRLFAVSRSAAEAAGLHHIDASIGADNAGALAYYAAMGFVPSGRRGDVIPHRLDL, from the coding sequence GTGACGATCGAGCTCCGCCCCGCTCGCGAGGGCGACGCCGCCGGGATGGTCGAGGTGCAGAACGCGATCCACGCCGCGGGGCTCCGCGCGCACCCGGTCGATGAGGACTTCGTCCGCGAGCGGTACCTCGCCGTGGAGCACACGGTGGCGTGCAGCGTCGCGGAGGAGGACGGCCGCATCCTCGGCTTCCAGTCGCTGAAGCGCTCCTGGCCGGACAACCCCTACGGCGTCCCCGAGGGATGGGGCATCATCGGCACCCTCATCCGCCCCGACGCCGGGCGGCGCGGCCTCGGGCGACGGCTCTTCGCCGTCTCGCGATCCGCCGCGGAAGCCGCGGGACTCCACCACATCGACGCGAGCATCGGAGCGGACAACGCGGGCGCTCTGGCCTACTACGCGGCGATGGGCTTCGTCCCCTCCGGGCGGCGCGGCGACGTCATCCCGCACCGCCTCGACCTGTAG
- a CDS encoding ATP-dependent DNA ligase translates to MLLAEIVRTLDGVTATRSRLAKVDLLADLLTRLRPEEIAPAVGMLVAAPRQGRLGIGWRTLSGVEATHADSATLEVADVDAAFDELASAGGSGSAAARLAVLTRLAERATASEWDLLQRVIFGELRTGALEGVLLDAIARASSTEGPVVRRAAMLSGDLRETARLALTEGPDALAAVGLEVGRPVLPMLASTASTVEEAIGVSGPASVEYKLDGARIQVHKHGDEVGVYTRTLADITRRVPELVEIVRTLPAADVILDGETLALDEDDAPRPFQDTMARFGAERASEIALRPWFFDILHLDGRDLLDEPLSVRRAVLESVVGEWMMPGTVTDDPQVAAAVSVEALAAGHEGVVVKGLDAPYAAGRRGASWIKVKPVLTYDLVVLGVEWGSGRRQGWLSNLHLGARDPLGEFGEPGGFVMVGKTFKGLTDETLRWQTEHFLALETGRSRGAVTVTPTTVVEIAIDGVQRSPRYPGGVALRFARVKGYRPDKPAAEADTITALRDLLPGISR, encoded by the coding sequence ATGCTGCTCGCCGAGATCGTGCGCACCCTCGACGGGGTCACCGCCACGCGGTCGCGGCTCGCGAAGGTCGACCTGCTCGCAGACCTGCTGACGCGTCTGCGCCCCGAGGAGATCGCACCGGCCGTCGGGATGCTCGTCGCCGCACCCCGCCAGGGCAGGCTCGGGATCGGATGGCGCACGCTCAGCGGCGTCGAGGCGACGCACGCCGACAGCGCGACGCTCGAGGTCGCCGACGTCGACGCCGCATTCGACGAGCTCGCCTCGGCCGGCGGGTCCGGCTCCGCGGCGGCTCGGCTCGCGGTGCTGACCCGGCTCGCGGAGCGGGCCACCGCCTCCGAATGGGATCTGCTGCAGCGCGTGATCTTCGGCGAGCTGCGGACGGGCGCGCTCGAGGGCGTGCTGCTCGACGCGATCGCCCGTGCCTCGAGCACGGAGGGACCGGTGGTCCGTCGGGCGGCGATGCTCTCCGGCGACCTCCGCGAGACGGCGCGGCTGGCGCTCACCGAGGGGCCCGACGCACTCGCCGCGGTCGGGCTCGAGGTGGGCCGGCCGGTGCTGCCCATGCTCGCCTCCACGGCGTCGACGGTGGAGGAGGCGATCGGCGTCTCGGGGCCCGCGTCGGTGGAGTACAAGCTCGACGGCGCGCGCATCCAGGTGCACAAGCACGGCGATGAGGTCGGCGTCTACACTCGCACCCTCGCCGACATCACCCGGCGTGTGCCCGAGCTCGTCGAGATCGTCCGCACCCTGCCCGCCGCCGACGTGATCCTCGACGGCGAGACGCTCGCCCTCGACGAGGACGACGCCCCGCGCCCCTTCCAGGACACGATGGCGCGCTTCGGGGCCGAGCGGGCCTCGGAGATCGCCCTCCGCCCCTGGTTCTTCGACATCCTGCACCTCGACGGCCGCGACCTCCTCGACGAGCCGCTGAGCGTCCGCCGCGCCGTCCTCGAGAGCGTCGTCGGGGAGTGGATGATGCCGGGCACCGTCACCGACGACCCCCAGGTCGCCGCCGCCGTCTCGGTCGAGGCGCTGGCCGCCGGCCACGAGGGCGTGGTCGTGAAGGGCCTCGACGCACCGTACGCGGCGGGCCGGCGGGGAGCGTCCTGGATCAAGGTCAAGCCCGTGCTCACCTACGACCTCGTCGTGCTCGGCGTCGAGTGGGGGTCCGGGCGACGACAGGGCTGGCTGTCGAACCTGCACCTGGGTGCGCGCGATCCGCTCGGCGAGTTCGGCGAACCGGGCGGGTTCGTCATGGTGGGCAAGACCTTCAAGGGCCTCACCGACGAGACGCTGCGCTGGCAGACCGAGCACTTCCTGGCGCTCGAGACGGGCCGATCACGCGGCGCCGTGACGGTGACGCCGACGACGGTCGTCGAGATCGCGATCGACGGCGTGCAGCGCTCGCCGCGCTACCCGGGCGGCGTCGCCCTGCGATTCGCGCGGGTGAAGGGTTACCGCCCCGACAAGCCGGCCGCGGAGGCCGACACCATCACCGCCCTCCGCGACCTGCTCCCCGGCATCAGCCGTTAA
- a CDS encoding flavin reductase family protein: MMMTMTPGFSPESKLYRPLAHFFRGSLGRFATGVAIVTFDGVDDDGAPKRHGITVNSFTSVSMDPPLVLVSIQRTVRTHAMLASRPFTVNILGAEQQALALHFAGRPQAETVWEEGDHAPRLAGVLSWFECTPWAEYDGGDHTLFVGEVQDFDYRSGDALGFVNGQFTTIHESVSGHESLF, encoded by the coding sequence ATGATGATGACCATGACGCCCGGGTTCAGCCCGGAGTCCAAGCTCTACCGCCCGCTCGCCCACTTCTTCCGGGGCAGCCTCGGACGGTTCGCCACCGGGGTGGCGATCGTGACGTTCGACGGCGTCGACGACGACGGCGCGCCCAAGCGGCACGGCATCACGGTCAACTCGTTCACCTCGGTGTCGATGGATCCGCCCCTCGTCCTGGTCTCGATCCAGCGGACGGTGCGCACGCACGCGATGCTCGCGTCGCGCCCCTTCACGGTGAACATCCTGGGCGCCGAGCAGCAGGCGCTCGCCCTGCACTTCGCCGGCCGTCCTCAGGCGGAGACCGTCTGGGAGGAGGGCGATCACGCCCCGAGGCTGGCCGGCGTGCTGAGCTGGTTCGAGTGCACGCCCTGGGCGGAGTACGACGGCGGCGACCACACCCTCTTCGTCGGCGAGGTGCAGGACTTCGACTACCGCAGCGGCGATGCGCTCGGCTTCGTGAACGGCCAGTTCACGACGATCCACGAGTCCGTCTCCGGCCACGAGTCCCTGTTCTGA
- a CDS encoding aldehyde dehydrogenase family protein produces the protein MSDTILAVDETALLDRVQAPEGQGRPILDAATRQVVGRAPEHTVHDLDDAVARARAAQPGWDALGHEERSALLLAVADRIEAEAEPLARLLSREQGKPLNGPNARFEVGACSAWLRATAATPLEPEVVVDDGEVHAELHYRALGVVGAIGPWNWPLMISIWQIAPALRMGNTVVVKPSEYTPLSVLALLSVMNEVLPPDVLLGVSGDREVGARLASHPDVDKVMFTGSTATGRRIIEASAGNLARLTLELGGNDAGIVLPGADPAAIAQDLFWGAFINTGQTCAALKRLYVHDSVYDEVVEALAGVAAQMPMGPGLDESNVLGPLQNKQQFDIVAGLVEDARSHGARIVTGGAPAEELGELFYPITLIADAADGQAVVDEEQFGPVLPVIRYTDVDEAIARANRLDHGLGASVWGDREEARRVAARIQAGTVWINSHGGVHPMIPFGGVKGSGYGLEFGVEGLKAVSAPQVING, from the coding sequence ATGTCCGACACCATCCTCGCCGTCGACGAGACGGCTCTTCTCGACCGAGTCCAGGCCCCCGAGGGCCAGGGACGCCCCATCCTCGACGCCGCCACCCGCCAGGTGGTCGGGCGTGCCCCGGAGCACACGGTGCACGATCTCGACGACGCCGTCGCCCGCGCTCGAGCCGCCCAGCCCGGCTGGGATGCGCTCGGACACGAGGAGCGGAGCGCGCTCCTCCTCGCGGTCGCGGACCGCATCGAGGCGGAGGCCGAGCCGTTGGCGCGCCTGCTCTCGCGGGAGCAGGGGAAGCCGCTCAACGGGCCGAACGCGCGCTTCGAGGTGGGGGCGTGCTCGGCCTGGCTGCGGGCCACCGCGGCGACGCCCCTCGAGCCCGAGGTCGTCGTCGACGACGGCGAGGTCCACGCCGAGCTGCACTACCGCGCCCTCGGGGTGGTGGGCGCCATCGGGCCGTGGAACTGGCCCCTCATGATCTCGATCTGGCAGATCGCCCCCGCCCTGCGGATGGGGAACACGGTCGTGGTGAAGCCGAGCGAGTACACGCCGCTCAGCGTGCTCGCCCTGCTGTCGGTCATGAACGAGGTGCTGCCGCCCGACGTGCTCCTCGGGGTCTCGGGCGACCGGGAGGTGGGTGCCCGGCTGGCGTCGCATCCGGATGTCGACAAGGTCATGTTCACGGGGTCGACCGCGACCGGGCGCCGCATCATCGAGGCGTCGGCGGGGAACCTGGCGCGGCTCACCCTCGAGCTCGGAGGGAACGACGCGGGCATCGTGCTGCCCGGAGCCGATCCCGCGGCCATCGCCCAGGACCTCTTCTGGGGCGCCTTCATCAACACGGGCCAGACGTGCGCCGCGCTCAAGCGGCTCTACGTGCACGACTCGGTCTACGACGAGGTAGTCGAGGCGCTCGCCGGGGTCGCGGCTCAGATGCCGATGGGCCCCGGGCTCGACGAGTCGAACGTGCTCGGTCCCCTCCAGAACAAGCAGCAGTTCGACATCGTCGCGGGCCTGGTGGAGGATGCTCGATCTCACGGGGCCCGCATCGTCACCGGCGGAGCGCCCGCGGAGGAGCTGGGCGAGCTGTTCTACCCGATCACGCTGATCGCGGATGCCGCCGACGGGCAGGCCGTCGTCGATGAGGAGCAGTTCGGGCCGGTGCTCCCCGTCATCCGGTACACGGACGTGGACGAGGCGATCGCGCGGGCGAACCGTCTCGACCACGGCCTCGGGGCCTCGGTGTGGGGCGACAGGGAGGAGGCCCGCCGGGTCGCGGCGCGAATCCAGGCCGGCACCGTGTGGATCAACTCGCACGGCGGGGTGCATCCGATGATCCCGTTCGGCGGTGTGAAGGGCTCGGGCTACGGCCTGGAGTTCGGCGTCGAGGGACTCAAGGCGGTGTCGGCCCCGCAGGTGATTAACGGCTGA